The proteins below come from a single Streptomyces sp. MRC013 genomic window:
- the rpsR gene encoding 30S ribosomal protein S18 translates to MPQHRSADRGPAGARPGSSPGARPRSNRGNPLDRAGIAYVDYKDTELLRRFVSDRGKIRSRRVTRVTVRQQRQLAGAVKNAREMALLPYPSAAR, encoded by the coding sequence ATGCCCCAGCACCGTTCCGCCGACCGCGGGCCGGCCGGGGCCCGCCCCGGTTCGTCCCCGGGTGCCCGGCCCCGCTCGAACAGGGGGAACCCCCTGGACCGGGCCGGGATCGCGTACGTCGACTACAAGGACACCGAGCTGCTGCGGAGGTTCGTCTCCGACCGGGGCAAGATCCGCAGCCGCAGGGTGACCCGTGTCACGGTCCGGCAGCAGCGGCAGCTGGCCGGGGCCGTGAAGAACGCCCGTGAGATGGCGCTGCTCCCGTACCCGTCGGCGGCCCGCTGA
- the rpsN gene encoding 30S ribosomal protein S14: MAKKSKVARNERRKAVVERYAARRAELKELIRRPGTPEAQRLAAQAELRRQPRDASPTRIRNRDAVDGRPRGHLRKFGVSRVRLREQAHAGFLPGVRKSSW, translated from the coding sequence ATGGCGAAGAAGAGCAAGGTCGCGCGCAACGAGCGGCGCAAGGCCGTCGTCGAGCGGTACGCCGCCCGCCGCGCCGAACTCAAGGAGCTCATCCGCCGTCCGGGCACCCCGGAGGCGCAGCGCCTCGCCGCGCAGGCCGAGTTGCGCCGCCAGCCGCGCGACGCCAGCCCCACGCGGATCCGCAACCGGGACGCCGTCGACGGCCGGCCCCGGGGCCACCTGCGGAAGTTCGGCGTCTCACGGGTCCGCCTGCGCGAACAGGCGCACGCCGGTTTCCTCCCCGGCGTGCGCAAGTCCTCCTGGTAG
- a CDS encoding DUF6479 family protein, whose product MEPLITYSVEFAAKDHIVGIGPLVAGILLVGFLIGGFWLGRRIWSREPAPPTPEEQPHRPPDAGLPGEVEGHRRPAEVPQGERRMMPYELKHENTEPDMSPLTDDDRKWRGAPSGGFGSGGPTTGG is encoded by the coding sequence ATGGAGCCTCTCATCACGTACAGCGTGGAATTCGCCGCGAAGGACCACATCGTCGGGATCGGCCCGCTGGTGGCGGGCATCCTCCTCGTCGGCTTCCTCATCGGCGGCTTCTGGCTGGGCCGGCGGATCTGGAGCAGGGAGCCCGCGCCCCCGACCCCGGAGGAGCAGCCGCACCGGCCGCCGGACGCCGGGCTGCCCGGTGAGGTGGAGGGTCACCGGCGGCCCGCCGAGGTGCCGCAGGGCGAGCGGCGGATGATGCCGTACGAGCTGAAGCACGAGAACACCGAGCCGGACATGTCCCCCCTGACCGACGACGACCGCAAGTGGCGCGGGGCGCCCAGCGGCGGCTTCGGCAGCGGCGGCCCCACCACGGGCGGCTGA
- a CDS encoding cytochrome P450, whose product MATTGTGTVRLSARDAARTAAVVVAPTLAAGVIVRRRGGMALAERYAADRRAIGLLTELRRRYGAGPLRADVAGRHFALVLRAADAVRVLEGTPDPYSPATREKRAALEQFQPHGVLISRGAERTERRALNESVLETGNQLHSLAPRLVRAVREEAGLLLRSVASDSGELAWDDFAAAWDRTVRRVVLGDGARDDTALTAVLGRLRAAANWSVAAPRRTGLREHFEERLRAHVERAEAGSLAEALAAAPAGPGLDPAGQVPHWLFAFDAAGIAAFRTLALLSTHSAQEARVRGEATAADPTEPHLMPYTRACVLESVRLWPTTPFLLREAVRETDWGGGRLPAGTEFLIYAPLFHRDAALPYADRFAPGPWLDGTARETAGLFPFSAGPGACPGEDLVLFLTSTLLAALVERHAYLPDRPGRLRPDRPLPRTLDHFGLRFAVLPRP is encoded by the coding sequence ATGGCGACGACGGGAACGGGGACCGTGCGGCTCTCGGCGCGCGACGCGGCGCGGACGGCCGCCGTGGTGGTGGCGCCGACGCTGGCGGCCGGGGTGATCGTGCGCCGGCGCGGCGGCATGGCGCTGGCGGAGCGGTACGCGGCGGACCGCCGGGCGATCGGGCTGCTCACCGAGTTGCGGCGGCGGTACGGGGCCGGCCCGCTGCGCGCGGACGTGGCCGGCCGGCACTTCGCGCTGGTCCTGCGCGCCGCCGACGCCGTACGCGTCCTGGAGGGCACCCCGGATCCGTACTCGCCGGCCACGCGCGAAAAGCGCGCCGCCCTCGAGCAGTTCCAGCCGCACGGGGTGCTGATCTCGCGGGGCGCGGAGCGGACCGAGCGGCGGGCCCTCAACGAGTCCGTCCTGGAGACCGGAAACCAGTTGCACAGCCTCGCGCCCCGGCTGGTGCGCGCCGTGCGCGAGGAGGCCGGGCTGCTGCTCCGGTCGGTCGCCTCCGACTCGGGCGAGCTGGCCTGGGACGACTTCGCGGCGGCGTGGGACCGCACCGTGCGGCGGGTCGTCCTCGGCGACGGAGCGCGGGACGACACCGCGCTCACCGCCGTGCTGGGCCGCCTCCGCGCGGCCGCCAACTGGTCGGTGGCCGCCCCGCGCCGCACCGGTCTGCGGGAGCACTTCGAGGAGCGGCTGCGCGCCCACGTGGAGCGCGCCGAGGCGGGCAGCCTCGCGGAGGCGCTCGCCGCCGCCCCCGCCGGGCCCGGCCTCGACCCGGCCGGGCAGGTGCCGCACTGGCTGTTCGCGTTCGACGCGGCGGGCATCGCCGCCTTCCGGACCCTCGCCCTGCTGTCCACCCACTCCGCGCAGGAGGCCCGGGTGCGCGGCGAGGCGACCGCCGCCGACCCGACCGAGCCGCACCTGATGCCGTACACCCGCGCCTGCGTCCTGGAGTCGGTGCGGCTGTGGCCGACGACGCCCTTCCTGCTGCGCGAGGCGGTGCGGGAGACCGACTGGGGCGGCGGCAGGCTTCCGGCCGGGACCGAGTTCCTGATCTACGCGCCGCTCTTCCACCGGGACGCCGCCCTGCCGTACGCGGACCGGTTCGCCCCCGGGCCCTGGCTCGACGGGACCGCGCGGGAGACCGCCGGGCTGTTCCCCTTCAGCGCGGGGCCCGGCGCCTGCCCGGGCGAGGACCTGGTGCTGTTCCTGACGTCGACGCTGCTCGCCGCGCTCGTGGAGCGGCACGCCTACCTGCCGGACCGGCCCGGGCGGCTGCGCCCCGACCGGCCGCTGCCGCGCACCCTGGACCACTTCGGGCTGCGTTTCGCGGTGCTCCCGCGCCCTTGA
- a CDS encoding GTP-binding protein: protein MPSVPLSVALVGGLHADARRAAVDRLLASVPGSVALHHDLSTAAERGTVVRTVRDATGVLSTGEAPLVDDCACCALREDLVPELERLAGAGLTRLAVVELWDSVEPKGTAEVVAASGLDLTGVVTAVDPALVLPYLGDGDDLADAGLAAAASDRRTVADTWARQLEYAPVLAVLDSPDADDEDRALLAQLHPTARHVAVPGGDLAAAVLAGFDVEAAAAAQHPACALLPQEADAAGVGTFVWRARRPFHPGRLYAALEDLTCAAVRSRGRFWLADRPDALLAWDAAGGALCVEGTGQWLAALPDAAWEAVPPVRRAAAALDWDPEFGDRCQHLVFTSPGLDREDLAELLGSCLLTDAEYAAGRTAWKRLPSAFDTLLEV from the coding sequence ATGCCGTCCGTCCCGCTTTCCGTCGCCCTCGTCGGCGGACTCCACGCCGACGCCCGGCGCGCCGCCGTCGACCGGTTGCTCGCCTCCGTACCGGGCAGCGTCGCGCTCCACCACGACCTGTCCACCGCCGCGGAGCGCGGCACGGTCGTCCGGACGGTCCGCGACGCGACCGGCGTGCTCTCCACCGGCGAGGCGCCGCTGGTCGACGACTGCGCCTGCTGCGCGCTCCGCGAGGACCTGGTGCCCGAGCTGGAACGGCTCGCCGGAGCCGGCCTGACCCGGCTCGCCGTCGTGGAGCTGTGGGACTCGGTCGAGCCCAAGGGGACGGCCGAGGTCGTGGCCGCCTCCGGGCTCGACCTGACCGGGGTCGTCACCGCCGTGGACCCCGCGCTGGTCCTGCCGTACCTGGGCGACGGCGACGACCTGGCGGACGCCGGGCTCGCGGCCGCCGCCTCGGACCGGCGGACGGTCGCCGACACCTGGGCCCGCCAGCTGGAGTACGCGCCGGTGCTCGCCGTCCTGGACAGCCCGGACGCCGACGACGAGGACCGCGCGCTGCTCGCCCAGCTCCACCCGACCGCCCGCCACGTGGCCGTACCGGGCGGGGACCTGGCCGCCGCCGTCCTCGCCGGGTTCGACGTGGAGGCCGCGGCCGCCGCCCAGCACCCGGCCTGCGCGCTCCTGCCGCAGGAGGCGGACGCGGCGGGCGTGGGCACGTTCGTGTGGCGCGCCCGCCGGCCCTTCCACCCCGGGCGGCTGTACGCGGCGCTGGAGGACCTGACCTGCGCCGCCGTGCGCAGCCGCGGCCGCTTCTGGCTCGCGGACCGGCCCGACGCGCTGCTCGCCTGGGACGCGGCGGGCGGCGCCCTGTGCGTGGAGGGCACCGGCCAGTGGCTGGCCGCCCTGCCGGACGCCGCCTGGGAGGCGGTACCGCCGGTGCGGCGGGCCGCCGCCGCGCTGGACTGGGACCCGGAGTTCGGGGACCGCTGCCAGCACCTCGTCTTCACCTCGCCCGGCCTGGACCGCGAGGACCTCGCCGAGCTGCTCGGCTCCTGCCTGCTCACCGACGCGGAGTACGCCGCCGGCCGCACGGCCTGGAAGCGGCTCCCGTCCGCCTTCGACACCCTCCTGGAGGTCTGA
- a CDS encoding glycosyl hydrolase, with amino-acid sequence MTIRNGKTKNWLGACAAGLLLSGSVLTAQAARAAGPPGEPGPAAAGGTAFGAYLHYGPAGIRRMEELREWLGGTELRVGHTYLPGDRWSNISGQVGFLEEWARWRRARADRMFVLNVPMLELNETRLPDPVVRRMLRAGAEGRYDRHFRALAERLVGLGVPDTVLVLGWEMNGSTYGHRCGPDPEAWKEYWKRIVTAMREVPGQDFRFDFAPNRGRDAIPWTECYPGDDVVDIVGMDSYDQPPARTFDEQVEEPYGLRDHVEFAAAHGKPISYPEWGLFRNGDNPEYMRRMLEWMREHRPLYHSISDYCPHGVWQCQSNPRSSEVFRSELSAPAPAPEPTRPAPPEPPRPTEPAPPPGGPDGSGCAAPADPPAWVRKLLDAGLCARWERRAPSRT; translated from the coding sequence ATGACCATCCGGAACGGAAAGACGAAAAACTGGCTGGGGGCGTGCGCGGCCGGCCTGCTGCTCTCGGGTTCCGTGCTGACGGCGCAGGCCGCGCGGGCGGCCGGGCCCCCCGGGGAGCCCGGCCCGGCGGCCGCGGGCGGGACGGCGTTCGGCGCCTACCTGCACTACGGCCCCGCCGGGATCCGGCGCATGGAGGAGCTGCGGGAGTGGCTGGGCGGCACCGAGCTGCGGGTCGGCCACACCTACCTGCCGGGCGACCGCTGGTCCAACATCTCCGGGCAGGTGGGTTTCCTGGAGGAGTGGGCGCGGTGGCGGCGGGCCCGCGCGGACCGGATGTTCGTCCTCAACGTGCCGATGCTGGAGCTCAACGAGACCCGGCTGCCCGACCCGGTGGTCCGGCGGATGCTGCGGGCGGGCGCCGAGGGCCGGTACGACCGGCACTTCCGGGCGCTCGCGGAGCGGCTGGTGGGGCTGGGCGTGCCGGACACGGTCCTCGTCCTCGGCTGGGAGATGAACGGGTCGACGTACGGCCACCGGTGCGGGCCGGACCCGGAGGCGTGGAAGGAGTACTGGAAGCGCATCGTCACCGCCATGCGTGAGGTGCCCGGCCAGGATTTCCGGTTCGACTTCGCGCCCAACCGGGGCCGGGACGCCATTCCGTGGACCGAGTGCTATCCGGGCGACGACGTCGTGGACATCGTGGGAATGGATTCCTACGACCAGCCGCCGGCCCGGACCTTCGACGAACAGGTGGAGGAACCGTACGGGCTGCGCGACCACGTGGAATTCGCCGCCGCCCACGGAAAGCCTATCTCCTATCCCGAGTGGGGCCTGTTCCGAAACGGCGACAATCCCGAATACATGCGGCGGATGCTCGAATGGATGAGGGAGCACAGACCGCTGTACCACTCGATCAGTGACTACTGCCCGCACGGCGTGTGGCAGTGCCAGAGCAACCCGAGGTCGTCGGAGGTGTTCCGGTCGGAGCTGTCGGCGCCCGCGCCCGCGCCGGAGCCGACGCGGCCCGCGCCCCCGGAGCCGCCCCGGCCCACCGAGCCGGCGCCCCCGCCCGGCGGACCGGACGGGTCCGGGTGCGCCGCGCCCGCCGACCCGCCCGCCTGGGTCAGGAAGCTGCTCGATGCCGGCCTGTGTGCCCGGTGGGAGCGGCGGGCCCCCTCCCGGACCTGA
- a CDS encoding FAD-dependent oxidoreductase — protein MHDDDLVIVGAGPYGLSVAAHAAARGLGVRVHGRVMRSWRDMPPGMLLKSEPWASDLSDPAGVYRLASYAAARGVPAEHGVPLPAGFFAAYGEWFARRAVPAVDPRAVVAVRPRPDGGFTVTTEDGQEAGARTVALALGAAPFADVPAALRPLMPHRASHSGDHADLAAFADRDVTVLGAGQAALETAVLLAELGARARVVARSRRLVWNTVPPPLRRGVREAVLAPHTGLGRGWRNLLYARAPGVFRHLPGPTRERVFGTALGPAGAWWLRRRFEAVSDVRLGRTLVAAAPAGPRGDRVRLVLADGSGSGAPVTEVETDHVIAATGFAPRLDRVEVLPEDVRGALRTVGTGGAPEVSGHFESSCPGLFLAGLLTAPAYGPAMRFVYGAAYTAERLVRGVERRLGAVRRSAAVPGTRSGTRPSGAGAPARG, from the coding sequence ATGCACGACGACGACCTGGTGATCGTGGGCGCCGGCCCGTACGGACTGTCGGTGGCCGCCCACGCGGCCGCGCGCGGCCTCGGCGTGCGCGTCCACGGCCGGGTGATGCGCTCCTGGCGCGACATGCCGCCCGGGATGCTCCTGAAGTCGGAGCCCTGGGCGTCGGACCTGTCGGACCCGGCCGGCGTGTACCGCCTCGCCTCGTACGCCGCGGCCCGCGGGGTGCCGGCCGAGCACGGCGTGCCGCTGCCGGCCGGCTTCTTCGCCGCGTACGGCGAGTGGTTCGCCCGGCGGGCCGTCCCCGCCGTCGATCCGCGCGCCGTCGTCGCCGTGCGCCCCCGCCCGGACGGCGGGTTCACCGTGACGACCGAGGACGGGCAGGAGGCGGGCGCCCGCACGGTGGCGCTGGCGCTGGGCGCCGCGCCGTTCGCCGACGTACCGGCCGCGCTGCGCCCGCTGATGCCGCACCGGGCCTCCCACAGCGGCGACCACGCCGACCTGGCCGCCTTCGCGGACCGGGACGTGACCGTCCTCGGGGCCGGGCAGGCCGCCCTGGAGACCGCGGTGCTCCTCGCCGAGCTGGGCGCCCGCGCGCGCGTGGTGGCCCGCTCCCGCCGCCTCGTGTGGAACACCGTCCCGCCGCCCCTGCGCCGGGGCGTCCGGGAGGCCGTCCTCGCCCCGCACACCGGCCTGGGCCGCGGGTGGCGGAACCTGCTGTACGCGCGCGCGCCCGGCGTCTTCCGGCACCTGCCCGGCCCGACCCGCGAGCGCGTCTTCGGCACCGCCCTGGGCCCGGCCGGCGCCTGGTGGCTGCGGCGCCGCTTCGAGGCGGTGTCCGACGTGCGGCTGGGGAGGACCCTCGTGGCCGCCGCGCCGGCCGGGCCGCGCGGCGACCGCGTCCGGCTCGTCCTCGCCGACGGCTCCGGGTCCGGCGCGCCGGTGACGGAGGTGGAGACCGACCACGTCATCGCCGCGACCGGGTTCGCCCCCCGCCTGGACCGGGTGGAGGTGCTGCCGGAGGACGTGCGCGGCGCGCTGCGCACCGTCGGCACGGGCGGCGCCCCGGAGGTGAGCGGCCACTTCGAGTCGTCCTGCCCCGGGTTGTTCCTGGCGGGGCTCCTGACCGCCCCGGCGTACGGCCCGGCCATGCGCTTCGTGTACGGCGCGGCCTACACCGCCGAGCGGCTCGTGCGGGGCGTCGAGCGGCGGCTGGGGGCGGTGCGGCGGTCCGCGGCGGTGCCGGGGACCCGGTCCGGGACCCGGCCGTCGGGCGCCGGCGCACCCGCGCGGGGCTGA
- the rpmG gene encoding 50S ribosomal protein L33, with product MARDELRPIIRLRSTAGTGYTYVTRKNRRNDPDRLTLRKYDPVAGRHVNFREER from the coding sequence ATGGCCCGCGACGAACTACGCCCGATCATCAGGCTCCGGTCCACCGCCGGAACCGGTTACACCTACGTGACCCGCAAGAACCGCCGGAACGACCCCGACCGCCTGACCCTGCGCAAGTACGACCCGGTCGCCGGCCGGCACGTCAACTTCCGAGAGGAGCGCTGA
- a CDS encoding type B 50S ribosomal protein L31 yields the protein MKPGIHPPYGPVVFRDRAGGFAFLTRSTMTGDKTVEWEDGRTYPVVDVEISSASHPFYTGQARVLDTAGRVERFERRYGAAGAGASGPAGSAGRREVR from the coding sequence GTGAAGCCCGGAATCCACCCCCCGTACGGCCCCGTCGTCTTCCGCGACCGGGCGGGCGGCTTCGCCTTCCTCACCCGGTCCACCATGACCGGCGACAAGACCGTGGAGTGGGAGGACGGCCGCACCTACCCGGTCGTCGACGTCGAGATCTCCTCGGCGAGCCACCCCTTCTACACCGGCCAGGCGCGCGTCCTCGACACGGCCGGGCGCGTGGAGCGCTTCGAGCGCCGCTACGGCGCGGCGGGCGCCGGCGCCTCCGGTCCCGCCGGGAGCGCCGGGCGGCGCGAGGTCCGCTGA
- a CDS encoding DUF397 domain-containing protein, with protein sequence MAAAELHGVVWQKSRHSNSQGSCVEFAKLPGGDVAVRNSRFPEGPALVYTPAEIEALLLGVKDGEFDHLVGG encoded by the coding sequence ATGGCGGCCGCGGAGCTTCACGGGGTCGTCTGGCAGAAGAGCCGGCACAGCAATTCGCAGGGCTCCTGCGTCGAATTCGCCAAGCTGCCCGGCGGGGACGTGGCGGTGCGCAACTCGCGGTTCCCCGAGGGGCCCGCCCTGGTCTACACCCCCGCGGAGATCGAGGCGCTGCTGCTGGGCGTCAAGGACGGCGAGTTCGACCACCTCGTCGGCGGATGA
- a CDS encoding bifunctional 3'-5' exonuclease/DNA polymerase, which produces MSERWALEGVEGGGARLAPLGPDGLPAGPVVTEPDPVAAVRSRPEVGRWVWRSTAGLYPRLLAAGVRVGRCHDVEAVEHLLLGHEGRLGEPRSAAAAWARLHHRPVPPDRPPQAAGPGAQSPLFEAAPGGPEVPFEGLLEVYAEQQRRLGAAEHPNRMRLLAAAESAGTLVAAEMHRAGLPWRADVHRAVLHELLGERYAGGGEPRRLAELAAEVSAAFGRPVRPDLPADVVRAFAEAGIRVRSTRRWELAKVDHPAVEPLLAYKTLYRIWTAHGWGWLQDWVHDGRFRPEYVPGGAASGRWTTNGGGALQIPKVIRRAVVADEGWRLVVADADQLEPRVLAAISRDPGLMEAAGHDGDLYTRLSDRAFPGGRDHAKLALLGAIYGQTSGDGLRNLAALRRRFPRAVAYVDDAARAGEEGRAVRTWLGRTSPRAADHEEDGEAGVPQDGDRPPAGPGADARARGRFTRNFVVQGSAADWALLMLAALRRATAGMRAELVFFQHDEVIVHCPAQEAEAVTAAVRASGDLAGRIAFGETPVRFPFTTAVVERYSDAK; this is translated from the coding sequence GTGAGCGAGCGGTGGGCGCTGGAGGGTGTCGAGGGCGGCGGGGCGAGGCTCGCCCCCCTCGGCCCGGACGGCCTGCCCGCCGGGCCCGTCGTCACCGAGCCCGATCCGGTGGCGGCGGTGCGGTCGCGGCCGGAGGTCGGCCGGTGGGTGTGGCGGTCCACGGCCGGCCTCTATCCGCGACTCCTCGCAGCGGGCGTGCGCGTCGGGCGCTGCCACGACGTCGAGGCCGTCGAGCACCTGCTCCTCGGCCACGAGGGGCGGCTGGGCGAGCCCCGGTCGGCGGCGGCCGCCTGGGCGCGGCTGCACCACCGTCCGGTGCCGCCCGACCGGCCCCCGCAGGCGGCCGGGCCCGGCGCGCAGTCCCCCCTGTTCGAGGCGGCCCCCGGCGGTCCGGAGGTGCCGTTCGAGGGCCTGCTGGAGGTGTACGCGGAGCAGCAGCGGAGGCTCGGCGCCGCCGAGCACCCGAACCGGATGCGGCTGCTGGCGGCGGCCGAGTCGGCGGGGACGCTGGTGGCCGCCGAGATGCACCGGGCGGGCCTGCCGTGGCGGGCGGACGTGCACCGGGCGGTGCTGCACGAGCTGCTGGGCGAGCGGTACGCGGGCGGGGGCGAACCGCGGCGCCTGGCGGAGCTGGCGGCCGAGGTGTCGGCGGCGTTCGGCCGGCCGGTGCGCCCGGACCTGCCCGCGGACGTGGTCAGGGCGTTCGCGGAGGCCGGGATCCGGGTCCGGTCGACGCGCCGCTGGGAGCTGGCGAAGGTGGACCACCCGGCGGTGGAACCGCTCCTCGCGTACAAGACGCTGTACCGGATCTGGACGGCGCACGGCTGGGGCTGGCTGCAGGACTGGGTGCACGACGGCCGGTTCCGGCCCGAGTACGTGCCGGGCGGCGCGGCCAGCGGGCGGTGGACGACGAACGGCGGCGGCGCCCTGCAGATCCCGAAGGTGATCCGGCGGGCGGTCGTCGCCGACGAGGGGTGGCGGCTCGTCGTCGCCGACGCCGACCAGCTGGAGCCGCGCGTGCTGGCGGCGATCTCCCGCGACCCGGGGCTGATGGAGGCGGCGGGGCACGACGGCGACCTCTACACGCGGTTGTCGGACCGCGCCTTCCCGGGCGGCCGCGACCACGCCAAGCTGGCGCTGCTCGGCGCGATCTACGGCCAGACCAGCGGGGACGGCCTGAGGAACCTGGCGGCGCTGCGCCGGCGGTTCCCCCGCGCGGTGGCGTACGTCGACGACGCGGCCCGCGCGGGCGAGGAGGGCCGGGCGGTCCGCACCTGGCTGGGCCGGACGAGCCCGCGGGCCGCGGACCACGAGGAGGACGGGGAGGCGGGCGTCCCGCAGGACGGCGACCGGCCCCCGGCGGGCCCGGGCGCGGACGCCCGCGCCCGCGGCCGGTTCACGCGGAACTTCGTGGTGCAGGGCAGCGCCGCAGACTGGGCGCTGCTGATGCTGGCCGCGCTGCGGCGGGCGACCGCCGGTATGCGGGCCGAACTGGTGTTCTTCCAGCACGACGAGGTGATCGTGCACTGCCCGGCGCAGGAGGCGGAGGCGGTCACCGCGGCGGTCCGCGCCTCCGGCGACCTGGCCGGGCGGATCGCCTTCGGCGAGACCCCGGTGCGGTTCCCGTTCACGACGGCGGTGGTGGAGCGGTACTCCGACGCGAAGTGA
- the rpmB gene encoding 50S ribosomal protein L28, with amino-acid sequence MSAHCQLTGARPGFGNDVSHSHRRTPRRFDPNIQRKRYWLPGEGRHVRLTLSARAVKTVDVIGVEAAVARIRARGVKV; translated from the coding sequence TTGTCCGCCCACTGCCAGCTGACCGGCGCCCGTCCGGGCTTCGGCAACGACGTCTCCCACTCCCACCGGCGCACCCCCCGCCGCTTCGACCCCAACATCCAGCGCAAGCGCTACTGGCTGCCCGGCGAGGGCCGCCACGTCCGGCTCACCCTCAGCGCCCGCGCCGTCAAGACCGTCGACGTGATCGGCGTCGAGGCCGCCGTCGCCCGCATCCGCGCCCGGGGGGTGAAGGTCTGA
- a CDS encoding ATP-grasp domain-containing protein, translating into MPLCDTRVAAVLVRLDRNPFHHGTLGAVRSLGRAGVPVHVVTGSPAGPVAHSRYVRRCHPHPAGGGTAGVRRALARVADALAGAPAVLLPLDDATAVALDELRREADGPARRFLLPEQPRGLTALVADKAALAATCRRLGVPHPRTLAPADAREAGAMAALLGLPVVAKWSRPWLLPPGSGLRSTVLARSVRQVRDLHARAAEAGSPLLLQRYLPASRDGDWFFHAYCDGAGACGVAATGRKVRSWPDGAGLTAVGVWAPNPAVERLARGLVAALGYRGVADLDFRRDPGTGAYHLLDFNPRPGAQFRLFSDARGLDVVRALHLDLTGRPVPDLARSYGRRFAVENYAALSVLASPRRRSRAYGPPGGLETAWYAADDPAPARAMARAWAAHLVSRAWAVPRSRRGAAASRAPVPPRPPAPAPEARTDPAPSTRR; encoded by the coding sequence GTGCCGCTCTGTGACACCCGGGTCGCCGCCGTGCTGGTGCGGCTCGACCGGAACCCGTTCCACCACGGCACGCTCGGCGCCGTCCGCTCCCTGGGCCGCGCCGGCGTCCCCGTCCACGTGGTGACCGGCTCCCCGGCGGGACCCGTGGCGCACTCCCGGTACGTGCGCCGGTGCCACCCCCACCCCGCCGGCGGCGGGACCGCGGGCGTCCGCCGCGCCCTCGCCCGGGTCGCCGACGCGCTCGCCGGCGCCCCCGCCGTCCTGCTGCCCCTGGACGACGCGACCGCCGTCGCCCTGGACGAGCTGCGCCGCGAGGCGGACGGCCCGGCCCGCCGGTTCCTGCTGCCCGAGCAGCCGCGGGGGCTCACCGCGCTCGTCGCCGACAAGGCGGCGCTCGCCGCGACCTGCCGCCGCCTCGGCGTCCCGCACCCGCGCACCCTCGCCCCCGCCGACGCCCGCGAGGCGGGCGCCATGGCCGCCCTCCTCGGGCTGCCCGTCGTGGCCAAGTGGAGCCGCCCCTGGCTGCTGCCCCCGGGCTCCGGGCTGCGCAGCACCGTCCTCGCCCGCTCCGTCCGCCAGGTGCGGGACCTCCACGCGCGCGCGGCGGAGGCGGGCAGCCCCCTCCTGCTGCAGCGGTACCTGCCCGCCAGCCGGGACGGCGACTGGTTCTTCCACGCGTACTGCGACGGCGCCGGGGCGTGCGGCGTCGCCGCGACCGGCCGGAAGGTCCGCTCCTGGCCGGACGGGGCCGGACTGACCGCCGTCGGGGTGTGGGCGCCGAACCCGGCGGTGGAGCGCCTGGCCCGCGGCCTGGTGGCCGCGCTCGGCTACCGGGGCGTCGCCGACCTCGACTTCCGCCGGGACCCCGGCACCGGCGCGTACCACCTGCTGGACTTCAACCCCCGGCCCGGAGCCCAGTTCCGGCTGTTCTCCGACGCCCGGGGCCTGGACGTGGTCCGCGCCCTCCACCTGGACCTGACGGGGCGCCCGGTGCCGGACCTGGCCCGCTCGTACGGGCGCCGGTTCGCCGTCGAGAACTACGCCGCCCTGTCGGTGCTCGCCTCGCCCCGGCGCCGCTCGCGCGCGTACGGGCCGCCCGGCGGCCTGGAGACGGCCTGGTACGCGGCGGACGACCCGGCGCCCGCGCGCGCCATGGCCCGCGCGTGGGCCGCCCACCTGGTCAGCCGGGCCTGGGCGGTGCCCCGGTCCCGGCGCGGCGCGGCGGCCTCCCGCGCCCCGGTGCCGCCCCGGCCGCCGGCCCCCGCCCCGGAGGCCCGCACGGACCCCGCCCCCTCCACCCGACGATGA